The Flavobacteriales bacterium genome segment ATGGGAGCCAGCCCTGAAGTACTCTTGGAACGTCAAGGAGCGCAGTGCCGCACCATGTCATTGGCCGGTACCAAAAAGAAAGAAGGAGAGGAGTGGACCGTCAAGGAGAGAGAAGAACAGGAGATCGTGACGCGATACATACTCGAGCAGCTCGATCAAGGGCAGGTCTCCGATCTCCAATATTCCGAGCCCTATGACGAAGAGGCCGGACCACTGGTCCATCTGAGGAGCGATATCCTATTCCAGACCGAACGCAGCGATCGTGAGATACTCGATCTGCTTCATCCCACACCGGCCGTTTGTGGGCAGCCCTTGGAAGCGGCCAAGCGTCTTATCTCCGAGTTGGAAGAACATGACAGACGGTACTATACGGGGTACATCGGCTTTGCAGGAGCCCAGGTCTCGCGTTATTTCGTCAACCTCCGTTGTATGGAGAAAAAAGATTATTACGCCATCTGCTACGCAGGGGGAGGAGTCACCTCTTCCTCTGACCCTGTGGATGAATGGCAGGAAGTCATCAATAAACTAGAGGTGATGGGAAGATTCATACCTACATATCATGATTGAACGGATCATCATCAGCTCACTCATCTTCCTAGCTCTGGATGCCTATGTATTCAAAGCCCTGCTGCCCTATGCGCAGATGCTGAACAATCCGGCCCGATGGATCAGTATGCTGGCCTACTGGCTCATCAGTGTGGGAGCGATTGCTTTTCTCTTTTACGGGATGAGCATCTTCCGTCAGACACGCAATGAGTCACATATCGCTCAGTATGCCTTGGCTCTCTTCTTCGTGTTCTTCATTCCCAAGATCGCCATCGCACTCTTCCACCTGGTGGATGACCTGTTCAATCTGGCAGGAACCACCTTCACCAAACTGAGCAGTGGAGATACAGACTGGTCAAGGAGAAGATTCATCACTCAGACGGGCTTAGGTATAGGTGCATTGCTATTTGGAGGAGCACTTTATGGAGTCACCAAGGGTAAGTTCCGCTGGAGAGTGCTCAGCCACGATATTCCTTCCAAGATCCTTCCCAAGGCCTTCGATGGCTTCAAGGTGGTACAGATCAGCGATGCCCACTTGGGAAGTTTCCTACGGAATTATCGTCCCATCGAGTATATGGTGGAGATGATCAACGATCTCGAACCCGACCTGATCCTCTTCACGGGAGACATGGTCAACGAGCATGCACAAGAGGCCAAGGGCTGGGAGCAGGTACTTGGGCGTTTGAAGGCCAAGCATGGAAAGTACAGCGTTTACGGCAATCACGATTACGGCCACTATGGTCCGTGGGATGAGGCTGAAGCTCTGCAAAGCCAGTTGATGCTGAAGGAGATCCAGAATGAAATGGGCTTCCAGATGCTGGAGAACGAGAATGTGACCATCGAGAAGGACGGTGAGACCGTAAAGCTACTCGGTGTCCATAATTGGGGTAAGAGTCCTCACTTCCCCAAGATCGGAGACTTGGATGAAGCCTTGACTGGAGTCTCGGATAATGAGTTCTCCATATTGATGAGCCATGATCCTACGCACTTCGAAGAGAAGATCATGGGCAAGGTACCTATCGACCTCACCCTGAGCGGACATACCCACGGGATGCAGATGGGAATCGAGATCCCAGCATTGGGTATCAAATACAGTCCTATCAAGCACCTGTACAAGCGTTGGGGTGGATTGTATGACGAGCAGGGTCAATTCCTCCACGTCAATCGGGGAATGGGCGTACTCGGATTT includes the following:
- a CDS encoding chorismate-binding protein, yielding MDNREKLIQLERSNLPFCAFALPDSSDVVVMVQGDEDFESEKPEGMVMAPYEESEDCPTIYIRPDFLGTMDELNLSQFDYVHFEDSGYLVENMQPAWREGYLDTCEQLIDRLQAGEAEKVVLSVMDPRPYNAIYTDLFLKAVKDYPKAFVYLLHAPGTFTGMGASPEVLLERQGAQCRTMSLAGTKKKEGEEWTVKEREEQEIVTRYILEQLDQGQVSDLQYSEPYDEEAGPLVHLRSDILFQTERSDREILDLLHPTPAVCGQPLEAAKRLISELEEHDRRYYTGYIGFAGAQVSRYFVNLRCMEKKDYYAICYAGGGVTSSSDPVDEWQEVINKLEVMGRFIPTYHD
- a CDS encoding metallophosphoesterase, which gives rise to MIERIIISSLIFLALDAYVFKALLPYAQMLNNPARWISMLAYWLISVGAIAFLFYGMSIFRQTRNESHIAQYALALFFVFFIPKIAIALFHLVDDLFNLAGTTFTKLSSGDTDWSRRRFITQTGLGIGALLFGGALYGVTKGKFRWRVLSHDIPSKILPKAFDGFKVVQISDAHLGSFLRNYRPIEYMVEMINDLEPDLILFTGDMVNEHAQEAKGWEQVLGRLKAKHGKYSVYGNHDYGHYGPWDEAEALQSQLMLKEIQNEMGFQMLENENVTIEKDGETVKLLGVHNWGKSPHFPKIGDLDEALTGVSDNEFSILMSHDPTHFEEKIMGKVPIDLTLSGHTHGMQMGIEIPALGIKYSPIKHLYKRWGGLYDEQGQFLHVNRGMGVLGFPGRIGMWPEISLLTLRSA